In Hyla sarda isolate aHylSar1 unplaced genomic scaffold, aHylSar1.hap1 scaffold_514, whole genome shotgun sequence, the DNA window acatatgaagaacattccattatcccagatacaccctcagcccttcacagccaagatctgtcatctcatccttatatacaggtcctgtcttctcagtcatcacaggatgttcagcaaaataaaagtcacagaaggggtgttggacatcaaccagctcatacaggaaagaaaccatattcatgttcagaatgtgggaaatgttttacttttaaatcagaccttggtgtacatcaaagaactcacacaggagagaagccattttcatgttcagaatgtggaaaatgttttactgacaaatcaagtcttcttagacatcaaagaactcacacaggggagaagccattttcatgtttagaatgtgggaaatgttttgctcggaaatcagaccttgttgtacatcaaagaattcactcaGGAGAGAAgctgctttcatgctcagaatgcgggaaatgttttactaagaaatcacatcatgttcaacataaaagaactcacacaggggagaagccattttcatgttcagaatgtgaaaaatgttttattgacaaatcaagtcttcttaaacatcaaagaactcacacaagggagaagccattttcatgttcagaatgtgggaaatgttttacttcgaAATCAGATGTTActcgacatcaaagaactcacacagcggagaaaccattttcaagttcagaatgtgggaaatgttttactaataaatcaggtcttgttgtacatcaaagaactcacacagaggagaagccattttcatgtccagaatgtgagaaatgttataCTTCTAAATCAGATCTTGTTGTGCATCGGAGAACTCGCACAGGAGAGAAATCGTATCTTGTTGAACAGCAAACCActaacacaggagagaagccattttcatgttcagaatgtgtgaAATGTTTTACATCTAAATCATGGcttgttgaacatcagagaactcacacaggtgagaagccatttccttgttcagaatgtgggaaatgttttactaagaaatcaaatcttgttcaacatgaaataactcacacaggggagaagccattttcatgtgcagagtgtgggaaatgttttactcggaaaacAGACCTTTTTagacatcaaataactcacacaggagagaaaccattttcatgctcagaatgtgggaaatgctttactcagaaatcagatcttgttaagcatcaaagaactcacacagaggagaagccattttcatgtgcagaatgtgggaaatgttttactcagaaatcagatcttgggaaacataaaataactcacacagtagagaagccattttcatgtgcagaacgtgggaaatgttttactattaAATCAGGTCTTGTACATCAAAAATCTCacataggagagaagccattttcatgttcagaatgtgggaaatgttttactcagaaatcaggtcttgttgtacatcaaaaaactcacacagaggagaagttattttcatgcccagaatgtggtaaatgttttacttttaaatcgcATCTTCttttacatcaaagaactcacacaggagagaagccattttcatgttcactatgtggaaaatgtttcactCAAAAATCGCATCTTGTTGGACATCAAACCACTCACACAGGagtgaagccattttcatgttcagaatgtggaaaatattttactTCTAAAATGTGGCTTGTAcagcatcagagaactcacacaggggaaaaactgttttcatgttcagaatgtgtgaAATGTTTTACATCTAAATCACAGcttgttgaacatcagagaactcacacaggtgagaagccatttccttgttcagaatgtgggaaatgttttactaagaaatcaaatcttgttcaacatgaaataactcacacaggggagaagccattttcatgtgcagagtgtgggaaatgttttactcggaaaacagaccttgttagacatcaaataactcacacaggagagaaaccattttcatgctcagaatgtgggaaatgtttttctcagaaatcagatcttgttaaacatcgaaGAACTCactcaggggagaagccattttcatgtgcagaatgtgctaAATGTTTTCTTGATCAATCAagtcttattcaacatcaaagaactcacacatgggagaagccattttcatgttcagaatgtagaaaatgttttactcagcaatcacatcttgttcaacatcaaagaactcacaaagGAGAGAAGGCAATTCAGAgtaataaatgatgcagataacacatctatatattcaccatgtacataggatagttGACAGTAATAcatacttatatatatttattaggggtgtgaatcgccaagaatttggcgattcgattcgaatcgcgataccagtgtggcgattcgatatatcgcgatatatcgcgataccgtctaggtgacgatacatcgcgatatatcgcccacctgggagcattcatagatcccaatagacgccgctgtcagctttgacagcggcgatctagtactccggcgcgcacttttctcatgttatcccgtccgggctgcaaaataaaataaaacgcactttatcttacctgccaacgagcccgcggagctccggtacactccggtacaggtgttcggtccccgggctgtattcttcttacttccttttagcccggcacgtcacacggagcttcagcctatcactggccgcagcgatgtcccgcctccgctggtgataggctgaagctccatgtgacgtgccggactaacaggaagtaagaagaatacagcccggggaccgaacacctgtaccggagtgtaccggagctccgcgggctcgttggcaggtaagataaagtgcgttttattaaaaattccacatccctaaaagaatcgattcaaaaatattttgaatcgattctgtatcggcaaatgaaaaatcgcgattatcgcgagaatcgattttttcttacatccctaatatttatacaatatatgctttatctccaaacttgttatcattttttaagaagttctctatattatatgatttattattcttatattcatctccgcacactggacttataataaatgtaatattgttccagacgttgtatatagggaatgttaCGCGTCAGTGtcgtccccgcccccttctcattatgattatagagattTTAATTCAAGTCAATATctcagcgtcccccgggttcagtaaacatcggtgtaattcttttccttttctttgtcctccccggggtataaaatccctagagatctgatcacatctggtacaagatctctttacttcacactttgcgccattattacacggattgaagacccagttacacgctcgtaaattcccatatatgtcgtggattggaaggaaaaaggttcttaaatcttatatttaccaataatattttatatttttacagtccgtccctatcatagtacggaattgttatttttcttctatccgatggttatttagtaattttgttatgattcagaagagaccacgtgtcccgtatagacgctcaccctgaagacattagacggcggttttgtgtttccggctttacacacttattataaagcttttccttcgtttgtattattagagctcgttcgctcttctttttctcatcctcccctttatattcctcctcatgtGGATATGGAATTCTCCTCAGTCCCTCCTTCTATAGGGCCCATTTTGTGGCCCCCGCACTCCTCCTTGGCCTCTCTAGTTCTTTCCTCTTTTATATGTAACTTTGTCGGTATTACGAGACTGCTCTACGACTGATTCTGATTTCCCTTCTCCCCTAACCCCACTTTCTTTACTCCCTATAGTTATTACTAAACAAAttttaaaatgataaaaaaaatacaaaaataaactaaAGCAGGAAACAGGTCAAACACACAGCCAGGGGTCAGGAACCAAAGCTGGTAATCAGGAATAGCCAAAGTCAGAACCAGGATTAGGAACCAAAGTGGATGTCAGCCAGGCCAGGGACATAAATGGAATCACAAACAAGAACAACAGTAACGCTCTTGGAGATCAGACTGCCAATGCCCTTACATGGTCTTTGAACTGTTGCTGTTAAATAGCCAGGACTCAGCAGGGAAGGGGCTGACTGATTGAACAGTAGCCAGGGAAATAAGTAGCTGCTCATTAACATCAGCTAAGGTTTTGTTGTCTGAGAAACCAGCAGTGGAGCAAAGGAAAGACAAGAGCCCTCACAGTACCCACCTCTTAATGAACCCTCCACATAGGGGAGCAACAGATTTGTGAAGGGATTAAGCATGAAAGGTACGGAGAAGGGAAGAAGCGCAAACATCTGTAGCTGGAACCCAGGACCGTTCCTCTGGTCCATAGCCTTTCCAGAGGATTAGATACTGGAGGCCGCCCCTGGACATATGGGAGTCAATCATACTGCAGACCTCATAATCCGACCTCGTCAAGGAGGTAGTGAGGTGTAGtgattgcataacaacaactttaAGAATGAAATGTGGAAGATCTCGGAAGTCCGCATGGAGGGCGCGAGGTTAGGTTCATAGGCAACTGGGTTAACTTGTCTAAGTACGCAGTAGGGCCCAATATACAGGGGAGTAATTGTTTTGGTAGAAGTGCGGGGAATCACGTTTCCGGTAAACATCCATACCCTCTCTTGGCCTTCAAGGAGGGTGTCACTAATTGCCTTACAGTCAGTTTTGAGCTTCTGCTACATGGACCTCTAGAGCGATACTTGGATTTTAGTATATGCAACttcaataagattctgctgcactgtgcacacaacgGAATTTTCAGATCAGACTTGTCCAGAAAGACTTGTGTAAGACTTGTATAATCTGCATTGTGATTGAGGCCCCTGCGATTGATacagggcctcaactcaccaatcccaggggcctcaactcaccaatcccaggggcctcaacgaGATTTTTGGATGAACCCCTGGGACAGTCCATCTGTAACATACTCCTCTTTGGCTTGGTTCTCTGCCACAAACAGAGGGTAGACTCGGCCCTTTGGGGGTATAGCACCTGGTTGAAGCTCAACGGTACAATCATGGGGTCTGTGGGGAGGTAGTGCCCCCCGCCTACATCTTATCAAACACATTGCTGTACTCCTGGTATACTTTAGGAAGAGAAGATCTTTGTCGTGTACAATTATATGACAGACCGAGGAGATACAAACCAAACAAAccgatctatatatacaggtagaAGCAAACtaatcacctgatacccagagttcctgaggcacaggtaaccacaggcaaccagctaccaatgggctttagtccagcccctgatatataaagggctgtagtctccacacttagggggagatttatcaaaacctgtgcacaggaagagtggggcagttgcccataggcctgtgaaaaatgaaagaggcgatctgattggttgctatgggcaactggagagGTTTTCCTCTGGttctgataaatcttccccttagcctcttggttcctgctcttagttccCGGACAGTAAAGcaccagtcctgtacaagttcagtccagtccagctaggccaaagcctacaagtctgcagccacatctaatctgtaagtcttctatgtctacaagtctctactgtccctaccaaagtcctaacagtagtacagtggcctccatcatcattattaccactacaagtccaagcctgagaggttctctgtgtcccggtcacctctgtaggAATCTGAATGTATGTACAAATCAAGCCTGTATGTTTGGTGTGCCAGAGatcaatgctgggacttgtagtgttaccCAGATGGTGGTGGGATGTCACATTTATGTCCATGGTGGTTTGGAGTGGCAAACAGTAGTCCCTTGTAACTTCCAAAGGCCCCTACACCATCTTAGTAATGGAGGGCCTGGACTAGATAGTGGTGTAGCGGGATCCTCGGCGTGCACCCAAGTTTACTGTGTGCTGCAGATGGAAGTCGGGGCCCTTGGTGTTTTGGGTTAAAGAAGACGTTTTTTAAAGTTTTAGATAGCGGGGGGTTCGAgcgctgtgcccccccccctccgcgcGATCTCCTGCTTAGAGCCCCGACATTCCTTCATAGCGGCGCATCACAACCTCCGCCCGAAGCaagggccgccacgccccctccatatatctctgtgggagagccaaGGATAGCCAAACAGCTCTACCATGGAGATAAATGGAGAGGGGGGGTTTTGGCCCCCTCTTTGGGTGAGGGGGATGTGGCCGAGGCTCCGTACAGatgatcgcggggggccacagCGCTCGGACCACTGCGATCTAAAACTGCAATTCCTTAGTGTGCAGCGGaatcttagggtctattcacacggcaaaatttccgcttgcggaaattcaaaaGTTAGATGAATGGGAGTACGGAATCCCATAAATTCTtataggtttttatttatttattttttatattctgttTGACGTAGCGAGATTGTTCTCCCACCTATTATTACAGACTCCTGACTCCAGATATACAAAAACGATGGAAGACGGCGCTCCAAATGGTGTCCAAATAATGTGAGGTTTATTGGTCCATACACATACAGGGGATGCAACGTTTCCACCTGACAATCAGGTCTTTctcaagaatagtgaatacaagatttatcaggtgttatataggatgacaaattagtgacatcataaggAGGTGTTACCCTCATACATATTAGTGGGAGGGACCAACAGTGACATCATAAGGAGGTGTTACCCTCATACATATTAGTGGGAGGGACCAACAGTGACATCAATAATACAATAAAGTGTTTCAtaacaaataaatattattttaatcacatataacatataacccccccccccctatcagtttttcccattttaccctaaaaaagcataaaaaaatgaatacacatatttggtatcgctgcgtacgtaaacataaaaaaaatcagaaattgctgcttttttgtaattttattcccccaaaaatttataaaaaattaataagtaaaacctaagcaaaagtggtaccaataaaaactacaaagctacacatcactgtgcaaaaaatgagccctcatactgccccgcatatggaaaaattagaaagttatatgtggtcagaatagggcaatttcaaacatactaatttcgttaaaatggtttgagatttttataaagcggtacaattatagaaaagtatataacatggggatcattttaatcgtattgacccacagaataaagaaaacataatttttaccgtaaagtgtacagcgtgaaaacaaaaccttccaaaatttgctaaattgcgtttttcttttcaattttcccacataaataatattttctcggttgtgccgtacattttatggtaaaataagtgatgtcaatgcaaagtaaaattggtgatgcaaaaaacaagtcctcatatgggtctgtggatggaaatataaaagagttatgattattagaaggcgaggaggaaaaaaggaaaatgcaaaaataaattggcctggtccttaaggccaaaatgggcctgacccttaaggggttaaggtagtgctgggcggtatgaccataaatgcatatcacagtacagtgatccctcaacttacaatggcctcaacatacaatagtttcaacatacaatggtcttttctggaccactgtaacttgaaaccagactcaacatacaattctacagacagtccagatctgtgaaacgcgtcaCAAGTGGagcaactgaccaatcagaatgggcattttactggtaaatcacctctattactaaagtgcatgcactgactggctgtctggtagcgccccctacagcacagggaggaactacaagttctgtactactccttacctgtgccagggttagctgctcctttggacaccaggtgagggcggctccatttgggacactgtgtgtactgtataggaccctgaagaagctcctgtcctctacataaaccattgtttcccaccagggtgcctcaagctgttgcaaaactacagctcccagcatgcccggacagccaatggctgtccgggcatgctgggagttgtagttttgcaacaactggaggcaccctggttgggaaacacagacatagacagtgattacagctcccagtagatctttattacttttatatgtaaggacttgctatatctgtattagttatctacttatttttctgtaatcctccttttttccaattttttggatgacatttttttgcttcagaaccaattaccaggttcccatagagttatggtctcaacatacaatagtttcaacatacaatggtcgtcccagaaccaattaatattgtaacttgagggaccactgtatttttgcAAGTTAGGGCGGTTCCACGGTGTTGAacggtaatccccccccccaaggaactaatcatatatgaccccagGCGCTGCTATATTTCTCTAAtcccccctcctctctcctccagGCCGCGGCGCTTTAAAATGAATGAAATGCGGGCCGCCGGCACTTTAAATTTATGACTTGCGGGCCGCGGCgccttaaatgaatgacttgtgggccgcactttaaatgaatgacttgcgggcctctgatactttaaatgaatgacttgcgagCCACGGCAAGctttcacctccccctgcaagcgctaaaagccatCGCTTGCAGGGGGCCGGCACTTTAAACcgcggcccgcaagtcattcatttaaagcgcgacccacaagtcattcatttaaagcgctgcggcccgcatctcatttaaAGCACCGCTGCAACTcatctgcggctgataattcattcatttgagggggggaggggcctgaccagtattgcggtataggaaaaattcatatcgtgcagggaaaaaaattcagtattcggtatgaactggtataccgcccagcactaggttaagaaataccccataaatgaccccattatagaatctgcacccctcaaagtattcaaaatgacattcagaaagtttatctctttaggtgtttcacaggaatagcagcaaagtggaggagagaaatcaaaatctgcattttttacactaacatgttcttgtaggcccattttttcatttttaaaagtgatataaggagaaaaagcccccctaaatttgtagcccaatttctcttgagtatggaaatacctcatatgttgacataaagtgctctgcaggcgcacaacatggctcaagagggaaagagcaactgtgggattttggagagtgaattttgctgtcatggtttttgggggccatgttgcatttaggaagctcccattgtgctagaacagcagaaaccccccacatgtgacaccattttttgaaactacacccctcaaggaatgtaacaagggttacagtgggctgtaaaagtaaaaaattagatttttaatactaaattgctggaCAAAAAATTGATGGACACACAGGCAGAAATTAAAGAGCGTAAAAGGGAGAAATTCGTACAGGACAAGGCCGACTATGAATCGGCCCAGTTGTTTACGTGGCACAATACCAACAAAAAAGCCACTAGGTGCCCATGCTTCCCACCTAATCGTAGACGAGGAAATGCCCACAGGCCACCTGCGGACTATTGAACTTCGGACTCGGATGCTACCGGGTCCGATGAGACAACCAGCATGCAGAACTCTCGTCCCCAAGTTCCAGTCCCAGGTTCATTCCCTTTAGAAGGAAAACgaggagagggagagggaaaAAAGGACACCGCCATCGCCTCTACCAAGAGGAAGGGGGTCACATGGAAGGACTAGAGACTGCCCCCGATCCATCTAACGTAATGAATCTGACGGACATCCCTCTCATGGCTGAGTGCATGTTACTCCTATCCAAAGGCTTGAACTTTGGCCTCAACCAGTCCAAAAATTTCAGAGATTCCTAGAGAGAAGGATATTCCAGCTACAGTAGGACCTCTAGGTTTTTCACCAATTCTAGATATGACCTCTACGGACAGAGACACTGTCCGTAGAGGACTCGTAATACACTATGCGAGCTGGCATATGACAACATACCCAGCACCAGTCCCACCCGGTCTGAGGTATCCCCATTCAGAGGTGGTAACCCGTCTAAATTCTGCCCGTCCGCCCCAGCGGGAAGTTCTATCGACTTGTTCGCTC includes these proteins:
- the LOC130338151 gene encoding zinc finger protein 585A-like — its product is MERDRNKMADRIINLTLQILFRLTGEDYTVVKKSSSGRCGAPVCEGWGRTLSPIPGPPPHSLIHEEMDEQKILELINKMMELLTGEVPIRCQDVAVYFSMEEWEYVEGHKDQYKDQVMMEDQQPLTSPVRSSKRTAPERCPLPLLPLDDQNLWDFRANTIPLPLYIYSIAVDLIPSPLQTGEKPFSCSECEKCFIDKSSLLKHQRTHTREKPFSCSECGKCFTSKSDVTRHQRTHTAEKPFSSSECGKCFTNKSGLVVHQRTHTEEKPFSCPECEKCYTSKSDLVVHRRTRTGEKSYLVEQQTTNTGEKPFSCSECVKCFTSKSWLVEHQRTHTGEKPFPCSECGKCFTKKSNLVQHEITHTGEKPFSCAECGKCFTRKTDLFRHQITHTGEKPFSCSECGKCFTQKSDLVKHQRTHTEEKPFSCAECGKCFTQKSDLGKHKITHTVEKPFSCAERGKCFTIKSGLVHQKSHIGEKPFSCSECGKCFTQKSGLVVHQKTHTEEKLFSCPECGKCFTFKSHLLLHQRTHTGEKPFSCSLCGKCFTQKSHLVGHQTTHTGVKPFSCSECGKYFTSKMWLVQHQRTHTGEKLFSCSECVKCFTSKSQLVEHQRTHTGEKPFPCSECGKCFTKKSNLVQHEITHTGEKPFSCAECGKCFTRKTDLVRHQITHTGEKPFSCSECGKCFSQKSDLVKHRRTHSGEKPFSCAECAKCFLDQSSLIQHQRTHTWEKPFSCSECRKCFTQQSHLVQHQRTHKGEKALSSHSLLDVNEKKGQRRGVGHQKAHSGNKPFSCSECGKCFTSKSSLVKHKQTHTGEKLYSCSECGKCFTRKSTFVNHQRTHTGEKPFSCSKCGKCFTEKSSLVKHKRTHTGEKPFSCSKCGKCFTEKSSLVKHKRTHTGEKPFSCSECGKGCVQKSDLVKHQRTHTGEKPFSCSKCGKCFTRKSGLLQHKRTHIGEKPFSCLECSKCFTQKSDLVKHQRTHTGEKPFSCSKCGKCFTRKSGLLQHKRTHIGEKPFSCLECRKCFTQKSDLVKHQRTHT